Part of the Candidatus Micrarchaeia archaeon genome is shown below.
AGGATTGTGAGCAGCGGCTGGAGGAAGAAGTACGCGAGCACTTCCGGGAACGGCGTCTGGAGCGTGATGCCCAGGCTCTTCGCTACGAAATACCATGAGATGGCTTTCGCGCTCCATGAGAGCAGGAGAAGGATGAAAAGCTGGGGGAACTTGCGGATTATAACCCCGGAGTTCTGCTGGGCCTTTTCGAAAAGAGAGAGGATTTTGGATGCGAACGAGCCGATGAACGGAAGATTTTTGGAGAACGAGAAGAGGGAGAGGAAGCGCTTTGAGAAGAGGAGGAGCGCCATCACCGCGGTCATTCCGAGCATCGCGAACGCGCCCAGGAAGAGCAGTTCCCCGTTCTGGAGCTTGAGGTAGGTGTTGAGCAGGTAGAACAATGCTATGGTTCCGAGTATAACTTTGGCCATGAAGTCGTATATCTGCGGGCCTAAAACCGCGACCGTGCTTTTTTCCTCAGGGACTTTGTATTTCTTCGTGAGCCCGTACGCAACTGCGAGGTAGCCGGTGCGCGCAGGAGTGAAGTCCGCGAGGAGCATCCCCATCACGTGCTGCTTGAATATGTCCCAGAAGCTCAATTTTACCCCTAGCTCGCGCAGAATCAAGTCAAGGCGCGCGGTCATCACCACGTACATCACTAGGAGGAAGAAAACCGAGATGGCTAAGTAAAGGAAATTGATGCTGCTGAACTCCGCGATTATGCTGTCCACGCCTATTAGGTATAATATGGCTGCGATTATTGCAATTGAAATCACGGAATTGAGGATAAGCTGCTTGGATGATAACAGGTCTTTTCTGGCTTTCATAGGATCAGCTATAGCTGGATTGGAGTGAATGGCCAAAAAAAGTTTATTATGGCACTTTCTTGGGCCTTAGCTTTTCTGGGTGCACTTGATGAAAAGCCGCCGGGCCGTCGGAGCCGTACATCGGATAATCTTCGACTCGTTCATTCAGTTCCTTAAGGCTGGAGGGTTTGAAGGTGGTCAAAAGCAGGTTCAGATAACCGTAGAATTGCCATGCTCCTGTTTTCTCCGCGTGGCTTGCAAGCTTATCTATGAATTCCGAGCGTGTTTTGGGATCCGCGGAAGTAAATAATTTCCTGAGAAATTCGTCTGTGCCCAAATCGTTCTTCCGGCCCATCATCTCATCCAAGAAGGAACACATCCCAGGAGTAAGCACGAACGGCCGCCCGTTCGGGAGTTTTTCCGGAAGCTGGCCTAACTGCGAGGCGCTTAAGTCTTTTTTCCCTGATTCGTCTTTGGCCTTGTCTACGAGATTCAGATAGTGGCTGAGATTTGTTAGTATGCGCGCCCATGCAAGGAGTTCGTCAGTTTCCTGCTGGCCCTGCTTCTTTGTCAATTGGATCGAAGGCATATCTTCACCGAAAAAGTGTATGCTATGAAATATTATAAATAGTGGCTTTGCCTTGGAAACGCTAGGGCTTGCGAAACACTATCGCGCTTTCCCGTGTTTTAACTTTTGCGGGTTTTACATCAGCAATGCGCTCCAGCCCAATCCATATTTCGCTTTCGAAGCCCAGCCGTTCCCCGATTTGCGCAAGAATCTCATCCACAGGGATGTGGGTTTCCCTTATTACGGAGTTTCCGACTACGAAAACTGCGGTTCCTCCTGGCTTCAGGGCACGGAAGCTTTCCTTCAGCACTTTTTCCATGTCCGCGAAATAGGTGCCGGCTACCGGAATCCTGCAGCCATACTCATATGCCTCTTCGGGGATTTCCTCTGCTTTTGCATCCGAGGTTATGAACGAGCGCACGCTTCTCCCCCGCGCGTTCCTAGTGCTGGAAAGGTCCATTTCCAGCAGCGAGATTTCCAGCCCGTACACTTTAGTGTAGTCTATGTTGTTCAGATAGGGCGGGGAAGTGATTATCGAGTTCATGCTTTCGTTTTCAAAAGGCATGGAGCGCGCGTCCCCCAGAAGGATTTCCGGCCTCGGGCCTTTCGGCGCATTCTCCAAATCGGAAAGCATGCGCTTCGTTTTGCGTTTGAACACCTCGCGCACGGGCGCGACGGATTTTTTTTCTATTTTCAGCACGCCGCCGTCTTTCAGGATGAAGCCGCACATTGGGAGTATGGAAACAAGAGCTAAAAGGAGGAGGCGCATGGCCTTTTCGTTCTGCACTCCTGCGATTTTTTCCCTTAGAAATAAGATGTCGCGCAGGTTCGCCGGAGGGAAAACTTTTTCCACCTGGAAGAGTTCGAAGTCCCAGCGCAGTCTGGAAGAGGAATCCTTGTGCTGGAAAACGTCTTTGAGGAATGCTCTCGCGTCCTCCAAATCCTTTTCCGAGTAGTCTTCGGTTTTCACCTGTCCTGCAAACACCGCAAGCTGTGAAGAATCTATCCCATAGGCCTGCATGCCGAGCGATTTTGCAAACAATGCGGTCGTGCCTATCCCTGAGAACGGGTCCAGGATTGGGGCGCTTAGATTGAGTTCGAGCGCGAGCTTTTCCACGAGCTCAGGGGAGTATGCTTCCTTGTAATAGAACCAATTGTAGATTGGTTTGGACTTGCTGGGCTCGAACGTGAAATAAGGCCCGAGGTCAAGGCGCTTGATAATGTCCATGGATTGGATTCAGATGGGAATATTAAAAATGTGTGAGCCGCCGGTGCTTTTGGATACGTTTTATAAAATGTTCAGTTGTGAATTATTTATAGGTGGTGGAATGAAGCCAGGATTTGCGGGATTAATGTGCCTGGGATTACCAAAAGACCAGAAACCAAAACCTAGGGAAAACAATTTGGGGGCGCAAAAATCTGCTCGGGGTAGTAGATGGCGTTTCTGGGAAAAATTTAAGGGTCATCCTATTATCAGCGATGCCCAAATAAAGGAGAGAACGATAACTATACTGCTCAGCCCTGAGAAAGTGGTGAAGGACCAATTCAGAACGCAGGGTGCAATAAACTTTGAGGACTACTTAGCAGGACAGCATAAAAAAGAATAAACAATGCTGCGAAACCCGCCGCGAACAGCGGATGTAAATTATTCGATTATTTGATGAGCACGAGCTCCAGCGAGGAGACGTTGCT
Proteins encoded:
- a CDS encoding lysylphosphatidylglycerol synthase transmembrane domain-containing protein, producing the protein MKARKDLLSSKQLILNSVISIAIIAAILYLIGVDSIIAEFSSINFLYLAISVFFLLVMYVVMTARLDLILRELGVKLSFWDIFKQHVMGMLLADFTPARTGYLAVAYGLTKKYKVPEEKSTVAVLGPQIYDFMAKVILGTIALFYLLNTYLKLQNGELLFLGAFAMLGMTAVMALLLFSKRFLSLFSFSKNLPFIGSFASKILSLFEKAQQNSGVIIRKFPQLFILLLLSWSAKAISWYFVAKSLGITLQTPFPEVLAYFFLQPLLTILEFIPSPTLAGLGLSEGGGVIIFGVLGIGAAKAASFVFLARVKTILVNSPAIWEALSVLEADGKNGK